From Cuculus canorus isolate bCucCan1 chromosome 7, bCucCan1.pri, whole genome shotgun sequence, one genomic window encodes:
- the ANXA11 gene encoding annexin A11 isoform X2, protein MSYPGYPPAGGYPPAASGSSPWGGAAYPPSNPPPIGLDNVAGYASQFNPNYMAGMASNLAGTFGGTTAPQGVFPSTPGGYPPVPPGGFGQPPAGQQPSYGGYPPPGGNPPSGMPAYPGYPGGPVPGQPTPPPGQQPMGYPGQPPATYPGQQPMPNYPPGPAVNPSMPSYPGTTGPTVSPVTHGKRGTITDAPGFDPLKDAEVLRKAMKGFGTDEQAIIDCLGSRSNKQRQQIILSFKTAYGKDLIKDLKSELSGNFERTILAMMKTPVMFDAYEIKEAIKGVGTDENCLIEILASRSNEHIRELNHVYKAEFKKTLEDAIKSDTSGHFQRLLISLSQGNRDESTTVDMSLVQKDVQELYAAGENRLGTDESKFNAILCARSRAHLRAVFSEYQRMCNRDIEQSICREMSGDLEKGMLAVAFWIVQLVTYNNIFKHLKVKVHCFK, encoded by the exons ATGAGTTACCCTGGCTATCCCCCAGCGGGTGGATACCCACCAGCAGCCTCAG GTAGCAGTCCCTGGGGTGGTGCTGCCTATCCACCTTCAAATCCGCCTCCAATCGGTCTAGACAACGTGGCTGGCTATGCCAGTCAGTTCAATCCCAACTACATGGCTGGAATG GCATCCAACCTGGCAGGGACCTTTGGAGGGACAACTGCACCACAAGGAGTATTTCCTTCAACACCTGGGGGTTATCCTCCAGTCCCTCCAGGTGGCTTTGGGCAACCTCCAGCAGGACAACAGCCCTCCTATGGAGGGTATCCTCCACCCGGAGGAAATCCACCATCAGGGATGCCTGCTTACCCAGGATACCCAGGCGGCCCTGTGCCAGGCCAGCCCACACCACCACCTGGTCAGCAGCCTATGGGCTATCCAGGACAACCACCAGCAACTTACCCAGGGCAGCAACCCATGCCAAATTATCCACCAGGCCCGGCTGTGAATCCCTCCATGCCCTCTTACCCAGGAACTACAGGGCCTACGGTCTCTCCTGTAACA CATGGGAAGCGGGGCACAATCACTGATGCACCAGGATTTGACCCTCTGAAGGATGCTGAAGTCTTAAGGAAGGCCATGAAGGGATTCG GAACTGATGAGCAGGCGATTATTGATTGTCTTGGAAGTCGTTCAAACAAGCAACGGCAGCAGATCATCCTGTCCTTCAAAACAGCTTATGGAAAG GATTTGATCAAGGATCTCAAGTCTGAGCTATCAGGTAACTTTGAGAGGACAATCTTAGCAATGATGAAGACACCTGTCATGTTTGATGCTTATGAAATCAAGGAAGCTATAAAG GGTGTTGGCACAGATGAAAATTGTCTCATTGAAATCTTAGCTTCTCGCAGTAATGAGCATATTCGAGAACTCAACCATGTCTATAAAGCAG AATTTAAGAAAACTCTGGAGGATGCAATAAAAAGTGACACATCTGGACACTTTCAGAGgcttttaatttcactttctcAG GGAAACAGAGATGAAAGTACAACTGTTGACATGTCTCTTGTCCAAAAAGATGTGCAG GAGCTCTATGCAGCTGGAGAGAACCGTCTGGGAACCGATGAATCCAAGTTCAATGCCATTCTCTGCGCAAGAAGCAGGGCCCACCTCAGAGCAG TCTTCAGCGAGTACCAGAGGATGTGTAACCGGGACATTGAACAAAGCATATGCCGTGAAATGTCTGGAGACCTGGAAAAAGGCATGCTGGCAGTAG cttTCTGGATTGTACAACTGGTAACTTACAATAACATCTTCAAACATCTTAAAGTAAAAGTGCATTGTTTTAAGTGA